A single genomic interval of Suncus etruscus isolate mSunEtr1 chromosome 12, mSunEtr1.pri.cur, whole genome shotgun sequence harbors:
- the ACP1 gene encoding low molecular weight phosphotyrosine protein phosphatase isoform X2 — protein MAEPASKSVLFVCLGNICRSPIAEAVFRKLVNDQNVSNNWRIDSAATSTYEIGNPPDYRGQNCMRKHGVSMNHVARQITKEDFATFDYILCMDESNLRDLNRKSNQVKNCKAKIELLGSYDPQKQVIIEDPYYGNDSDFETVYQQCLRCCKAFLERTG, from the exons GTAACATTTGTCGATCACCTATTGCGGAAGCAGTTTTCAGAAAACTTGTGAATGATCAAAATGTTTCCAATAAC TGGAGAATAGACAGTGCTGCGACCTCCACATACGAAATAGGAAACCCTCCTGATTATCGAGGGCAGAATTGCATGAGGAAGCATGGCGTGTCCATGAATCACGTTGCCCGACAG ATTACCAAGGAAGACTTTGCCACATTTGACTATATACTATGTATGGATGAGAGCAATCTGAG AGATTTGAATAGAAAAAGCAATCAAGTTAAAAACTGCAAAGCTAAAATTGAGCTACTGGGGAGCTATGACCCACAAAAGCAGGTCATCATTGAAGACCCCTATTAC GGGAATGACTCTGACTTTGAGACTGTCTACCAGCAGTGTCTGAGATGCTGCAAAGCCTTCCTGGAGAGGACTGGCTGA
- the ACP1 gene encoding low molecular weight phosphotyrosine protein phosphatase isoform X1 gives MAEPASKSVLFVCLGNICRSPIAEAVFRKLVNDQNVSNNWVIDSCAVSDWNVGRSPDSRAVSCLRDNGITTAHKARQITKEDFATFDYILCMDESNLRDLNRKSNQVKNCKAKIELLGSYDPQKQVIIEDPYYGNDSDFETVYQQCLRCCKAFLERTG, from the exons GTAACATTTGTCGATCACCTATTGCGGAAGCAGTTTTCAGAAAACTTGTGAATGATCAAAATGTTTCCAATAAC TGGGTCATTGATAGCTGCGCTGTTTCTGACTGGAACGTGGGCCGGTCCCCAGACTCCAGAGCTGTGAGCTGCCTGAGAGATAATGGCATTACCACAGCCCATAAAGCAAGACAG ATTACCAAGGAAGACTTTGCCACATTTGACTATATACTATGTATGGATGAGAGCAATCTGAG AGATTTGAATAGAAAAAGCAATCAAGTTAAAAACTGCAAAGCTAAAATTGAGCTACTGGGGAGCTATGACCCACAAAAGCAGGTCATCATTGAAGACCCCTATTAC GGGAATGACTCTGACTTTGAGACTGTCTACCAGCAGTGTCTGAGATGCTGCAAAGCCTTCCTGGAGAGGACTGGCTGA